From Lepus europaeus isolate LE1 chromosome 3, mLepTim1.pri, whole genome shotgun sequence, a single genomic window includes:
- the LOC133756946 gene encoding peflin-like, with protein MASYPYGQGCPGAAGQAPGAPPGSYYPEPTHGGGQYSSGLPSGGGYGGPAPGGPYGPPAGGGPYGGIPPGTPGGPYGGAAPGSPYGPPPPSAYGAQQPRPYGQGGAPPGVDPEAYSWFQSVDSDHSGYISIKELKQALVNSNWSSFNDETCLMMINMFDKTKSGRIDVYGFSALWKFIQQWKNLFQQYDRDHSGSISYTELQQALSQMGYNLSPQFTQLLVSHYCPHSASPAMQLDRFIQVCTQLQVLTKAFREKDTAVQGNIRLSFEDFVTMTASRML; from the coding sequence ATGGCGAGCTATCCGTACGGGCAGGGCTGCCCAGGAGCCGCAGGACAAGCGCCCGGAGCCCCTCCGGGTAGCTACTACCCTGAACCCACACATGGCGGAGGACAGTATAGCAGTGGGCTCCCCTCCGGAGGTGGTTATGGGGGTCCTGCCCCTGGAGGACCTTATGGACCACCAGCTGGGGGAGGGCCCTATGGGGGCATCCCCCCTGGAACTCCAGGAGGACCGTATGGTGGTGCAGCCCCAGGAAGTCCCTATGGTCCACCACCTCCAAGTGCCTATGGTGCCCAGCAGCCCAGGCCTTATGGACAGGGTGGCGCCCCTCCCGGTGTAGATCCTGAGGCCTACTCCTGGTTCCAGTCGGTGGACTCTGATCACAGTGGTTACATTTCCATCAAGGAGCTAAAGCAGGCTCTGGTCAACTCCAACTGGTCTTCGTTCAATGATGAGACGTGCCTCATGATGATAAACATGTTTGACAAGACCAAGTCAGGCCGCATCGACGTCTACGGGTTCTCAGCCCTGTGGAAGTTCATCCAGCAGTGGAAGAACCTCTTCCAGCAGTATGACCGGGACCATTCGGGCTCCATCAGCTACACGGAGCTGCAGCAAGCTCTGTCCCAGATGGGCTACAACCTGAGCCCCCAGTTCACccagcttctggtctcccactacTGCCCACATTCTGCCAGTCCCGCCATGCAGCTCGACCGCTTCATCCAGGTGTGCACTCAGCTGCAGGTGCTGACCAAGGCCTTCCGGGAGAAGGACACCGCCGTACAGGGCAACATTCGGCTCAGCTTTGAGGACTTCGTTACCATGACAGCCTCTCGGATGCTATGA